The following are from one region of the Salvia splendens isolate huo1 chromosome 2, SspV2, whole genome shotgun sequence genome:
- the LOC121765745 gene encoding transcription factor UNE10-like isoform X2: MNHSSRSKSSNSFSTDAPSLDYEVAELAWENGQVAMYGLGAPRPLNSKAAGADTLESIVDQATFSLPHAKSAALVPWLDHGAVSVSASASAAAAASMDALVPCNNSRNEKHVNSTQVPGIGGACTVGSCSGAEGLARAAGRGFCTSYTSDTCGGGRDSLLDSCDREFAGGGITSTSLWSQENTSSGEDCTKTSAEDHETVCYGRSQRPAGKKSNRKLGIGKSAIISAKVRAAAIHNQSERRRRDKINERMKTLQKLVPNSSKTDKASMLDEVIDYMKQLQAQVQMMSRMSVPSMNMMMPLSMQQHLQMSMMTPTMAMPMPMGGVMDIGRGTGMLPMMPSSAGFMPWDIQPPPPTPDFLSNLFATQSQPMTVDGYTRLAAMYQQLQQTSAMTASKK; this comes from the exons ATGAATCACTCCTCCCGCTCTAAATCATCCAATTCCTTCTCCACAGATGCCCCCTC ATTGGACTACGAAGTGGCAGAGCTAGCATGGGAGAACGGCCAGGTCGCCATGTACGGCCTCGGCGCGCCGCGCCCCCTCAACAGCAAGGCCGCCGGCGCCGACACTCTGGAGTCCATAGTTGACCAAGCCACCTTCAGCCTCCCCCACGCCAAATCTGCCGCCTTGGTTCCTTGGCTCGACCACGGCGCCGTCTCCgtctccgcctccgcctctgccGCCGCCGCGGCGAGCATGGACGCCCTGGTGCCGTGCAACAACAGCAGGAACGAAAAGCATGTGAACTCGACGCAGGTGCCGGGGATCGGCGGCGCGTGCACGGTGGGATCGTGCAGCGGCGCCGAGGGCCTGGCACGTGCGGCGGGGCGGGGTTTCTGCACGAGTTACACGAGCGACACGTGCGGCGGAGGGAGAGACAGCCTGCTTGATTCTTGCGACAGAGAATTCGCCGGCGGCGGCATCACGTCCACCTCCCTATGGTCGCAGGAAAACACCAGCTCCGGCGAAGATTGCACCAAGACCTCTGCCGAGGACCACGAAACCGTTTGTTACGGTAGATCACAG AGGCCGGCAGGAAAAAAAAGCAACAGAAAATTGGGAATCGGAAAATCAGCAATTATTTCAGCTAAAGTTAGGGCAGCTGCCATCCATAACCAGTCTGAGAGA AGAAGAAGGGACAAAATTAATGAAAGAATGAAGACATTGCAGAAGTTGGTCCCCAATTCTAGCAAG ACGGATAAGGCGTCAATGTTGGATGAAGTAATAGATTACATGAAACAATTGCAAGCACAAGTGCAGATGATGAGTAGGATGAGTGTGCCATCCATGAATATGATGATGCCATTGTCCATGCAACAACACCTTCAGATGTCTATGATGACTCCAACCATGGCCATGCCTATGCCCATGGGAGGAGTCATGGACATCGGTCGCGGCACTGGAATGTTGCCCATGATGCCCTCGTCCGCTGGATTCATGCCTTGGGACATCCAGCCTCCACCGCCCACGCCCGACTTTTTATCCAACCTCTTTGCTACTCAATCGCAA CCAATGACGGTCGATGGCTACACCAGATTGGCAGCTATGTATCAGCAGTTGCAACAAACGTCTGCGATGACTGCCTCAAAAAAATGA
- the LOC121765745 gene encoding transcription factor UNE10-like isoform X1, with product MNHSSRSKSSNSFSTDAPSLDYEVAELAWENGQVAMYGLGAPRPLNSKAAGADTLESIVDQATFSLPHAKSAALVPWLDHGAVSVSASASAAAAASMDALVPCNNSRNEKHVNSTQVPGIGGACTVGSCSGAEGLARAAGRGFCTSYTSDTCGGGRDSLLDSCDREFAGGGITSTSLWSQENTSSGEDCTKTSAEDHETVCYGRSQRPAGKKSNRKLGIGKSAIISAKVRAAAIHNQSERRRRDKINERMKTLQKLVPNSSKTDKASMLDEVIDYMKQLQAQVQMMSRMSVPSMNMMMPLSMQQHLQMSMMTPTMAMPMPMGGVMDIGRGTGMLPMMPSSAGFMPWDIQPPPPTPDFLSNLFATQSQQPMTVDGYTRLAAMYQQLQQTSAMTASKK from the exons ATGAATCACTCCTCCCGCTCTAAATCATCCAATTCCTTCTCCACAGATGCCCCCTC ATTGGACTACGAAGTGGCAGAGCTAGCATGGGAGAACGGCCAGGTCGCCATGTACGGCCTCGGCGCGCCGCGCCCCCTCAACAGCAAGGCCGCCGGCGCCGACACTCTGGAGTCCATAGTTGACCAAGCCACCTTCAGCCTCCCCCACGCCAAATCTGCCGCCTTGGTTCCTTGGCTCGACCACGGCGCCGTCTCCgtctccgcctccgcctctgccGCCGCCGCGGCGAGCATGGACGCCCTGGTGCCGTGCAACAACAGCAGGAACGAAAAGCATGTGAACTCGACGCAGGTGCCGGGGATCGGCGGCGCGTGCACGGTGGGATCGTGCAGCGGCGCCGAGGGCCTGGCACGTGCGGCGGGGCGGGGTTTCTGCACGAGTTACACGAGCGACACGTGCGGCGGAGGGAGAGACAGCCTGCTTGATTCTTGCGACAGAGAATTCGCCGGCGGCGGCATCACGTCCACCTCCCTATGGTCGCAGGAAAACACCAGCTCCGGCGAAGATTGCACCAAGACCTCTGCCGAGGACCACGAAACCGTTTGTTACGGTAGATCACAG AGGCCGGCAGGAAAAAAAAGCAACAGAAAATTGGGAATCGGAAAATCAGCAATTATTTCAGCTAAAGTTAGGGCAGCTGCCATCCATAACCAGTCTGAGAGA AGAAGAAGGGACAAAATTAATGAAAGAATGAAGACATTGCAGAAGTTGGTCCCCAATTCTAGCAAG ACGGATAAGGCGTCAATGTTGGATGAAGTAATAGATTACATGAAACAATTGCAAGCACAAGTGCAGATGATGAGTAGGATGAGTGTGCCATCCATGAATATGATGATGCCATTGTCCATGCAACAACACCTTCAGATGTCTATGATGACTCCAACCATGGCCATGCCTATGCCCATGGGAGGAGTCATGGACATCGGTCGCGGCACTGGAATGTTGCCCATGATGCCCTCGTCCGCTGGATTCATGCCTTGGGACATCCAGCCTCCACCGCCCACGCCCGACTTTTTATCCAACCTCTTTGCTACTCAATCGCAA CAGCCAATGACGGTCGATGGCTACACCAGATTGGCAGCTATGTATCAGCAGTTGCAACAAACGTCTGCGATGACTGCCTCAAAAAAATGA
- the LOC121766900 gene encoding protein transport protein Sec61 subunit beta-like, producing MATGGAAPERGSAAAAAANLRRRRTGGGGAGGGTSGTMLQFYTDDAPGLKISPNVVLVMSIGFIAFVAVLHVVGKLYLVRKD from the coding sequence atggCAACAGGTGGAGCTGCACCAGAAAGAGGAAGTgcagctgcagctgcagctAATCTTCGTAGGAGAAGAACAGGTGGAGGTGGTGCGGGTGGTGGAACTAGTGGAACCATGCTTCAGTTCTATACAGATGATGCCCCAGGGCTTAAAATTTCTCCAAACGTCGTTCTTGTGATGAGCATTGGTTTCATAGCTTTTGTTGCTGTACTTCATGTTGTGGGCAAGCTCTACTTAGTCCGCAAAGACTAG
- the LOC121792589 gene encoding F-box protein At5g51370-like isoform X2, with product MSSSPRKDPIFNPNSNHKKMIPSPDDALKHALLKLRPRTVSQSGSTSPYSESEPESDASNPNHLPAAADCTALLSDELLLKVLGKIHDRKQHIANSLVCRRWCGLCGKLVKSIKLIDWEFLESGRMSFRFPNLEDVNLVPACIKSARNSGILLSNNLIEVRLSSGTLENGEGLFVRKGDVVESKAIDVGVAILAEGCKNLRRVVLMNVSEEGLNCLAKECELLQEMELHNCGDMSLRGIYNCRNLQILKLNGNINGVYGSVVSDIGLTILAQGCSRLVKLELVGCEGSYDGIKAIGQCCQMLEELTICDHRMEGGWLSALSYCRNLKSLSFQSCKNIDENPGLDEHLGSCMMLEELHLRKCQMRDKQGVKALFVVCQRIRELVLEDCWGLDDSILTSATVFRSIRSLSLEGCSLLTTQGLESVVLSWKELNMLRVVSCNNIKDSEITAELATLFSILKELKWQPDSRSILSASLAGTGIGQKGSRSLRWK from the exons ATGTCGTCCTCGCCTCGAAAAGACCCAATCTTCAACCCTAATTCCAACCACAAGAAGATGATTCCCAGCCCGGATGACGCATTGAAGCATGCTCTCCTCAAATTGCGCCCTCGCACCGTCTCGCAATCCGGGTCAACCTCTCCCTACTCCGAGTCTGAACCCGAATCCGATGCGTCAAACCCTAACCATCTTCCCGCCGCCGCCGACTGCACCGCTCTTCTCTCGGATGAGCTGCTGCTGAAGGTGTTGGGTAAAATTCATGACAGGAAGCAGCACATTGCGAATTCATTGGTTTGCAGGAGGTGGTGCGGGCTGTGCGGGAAGCTGGTTAAGTCGATTAAGTTAATTGATTGGGAGTTTTTGGAGTCAGGTAGAATGAGCTTTCGCTTTCCTAATTTAGAAGATGTTAATTTAGTTCCGGCTTGTATTAAATCTGCTAGAAATTCTGGTATTTTGTTGAGTAATAACTTGATTGAGGTTCGTCTGAGTTCGGGGACATTGGAAAATGGTGAAGGGCTGTTCGTTAGGAAGGGGGATGTTGTTGAGTCGAAGGCTATCGATGTAGGGGTAGCGATATTAGCTGAAGGGTGCAAGAATTTGAGGAGAGTAGTGTTGATGAATGTTAGTGAAGAAGGGCTAAATTGCTTGGCTAAGGAATGTGAGTTGTTGCAGGAGATGGAGTTGCATAACTGTGGTGATATGTCATTGAGGGGGATCTATAATTGCAGGAATTTGCAGATTTTGAAATTGAATGGTAATATTAATGGTGTTTATGGCTCTGTGGTTTCTGATATTGGATTGACTATATTGGCACAAGGATGCAGCCGACTAGTGAAGCTTGAGCTGGTGGGATGTGAGGGGAGTTATGACGGTATCAAGGCAATCGGGCAGTGTTGCCAGATGTTGGAGGAGTTAACGATATGTGATCATAGGATGGAAGGAGGGTGGTTGTCGGCCTTGTCATACTGTAGGAACTTGAAGAGTTTGAGTTTCCAGTCGTGTAAGAATATTGATGAAAACCCCGGACTAGATGAGCATTTAGGATCATGTATGATGCTTGAAGAGTTGCATTTGAGGAAGTGCCAAATGCGAGACAAGCAGGGTGTGAAGGCGTTGTTTGTAGTGTGTCAGAGGATTAGAGAGCTGGTTCTTGAGGACTGTTGGGGATTGGATGACAGTATCCTTACTTCTGCCACTGTTTTTAG GAGCATAAGATCTCTCTCACTGGAAGGATGCTCGTTACTGACAACACAGGGACTAGAATCCGTAGTTCTATCTTGGAAGGAGCTCAATATGCTCAGAGTAGTTTCGTGTAACAACATTAAAGACAGTGAAATAACCGCAGAACTAGCGACCTTATTTTCCATTCTCAAAGAGCTGAAGTGGCAGCCGGATTCCCGGTCAATCCTATCTGCTAGCCTTGCTGGTACAGGTATTGGACAAAAGGGCAGTAGATCTCTAAGATGGAAGTGA
- the LOC121792589 gene encoding F-box protein At5g51370-like isoform X1, producing MSSSPRKDPIFNPNSNHKKMIPSPDDALKHALLKLRPRTVSQSGSTSPYSESEPESDASNPNHLPAAADCTALLSDELLLKVLGKIHDRKQHIANSLVCRRWCGLCGKLVKSIKLIDWEFLESGRMSFRFPNLEDVNLVPACIKSARNSGILLSNNLIEVRLSSGTLENGEGLFVRKGDVVESKAIDVGVAILAEGCKNLRRVVLMNVSEEGLNCLAKECELLQEMELHNCGDMSLRGIYNCRNLQILKLNGNINGVYGSVVSDIGLTILAQGCSRLVKLELVGCEGSYDGIKAIGQCCQMLEELTICDHRMEGGWLSALSYCRNLKSLSFQSCKNIDENPGLDEHLGSCMMLEELHLRKCQMRDKQGVKALFVVCQRIRELVLEDCWGLDDSILTSATVFSRSIRSLSLEGCSLLTTQGLESVVLSWKELNMLRVVSCNNIKDSEITAELATLFSILKELKWQPDSRSILSASLAGTGIGQKGSRSLRWK from the exons ATGTCGTCCTCGCCTCGAAAAGACCCAATCTTCAACCCTAATTCCAACCACAAGAAGATGATTCCCAGCCCGGATGACGCATTGAAGCATGCTCTCCTCAAATTGCGCCCTCGCACCGTCTCGCAATCCGGGTCAACCTCTCCCTACTCCGAGTCTGAACCCGAATCCGATGCGTCAAACCCTAACCATCTTCCCGCCGCCGCCGACTGCACCGCTCTTCTCTCGGATGAGCTGCTGCTGAAGGTGTTGGGTAAAATTCATGACAGGAAGCAGCACATTGCGAATTCATTGGTTTGCAGGAGGTGGTGCGGGCTGTGCGGGAAGCTGGTTAAGTCGATTAAGTTAATTGATTGGGAGTTTTTGGAGTCAGGTAGAATGAGCTTTCGCTTTCCTAATTTAGAAGATGTTAATTTAGTTCCGGCTTGTATTAAATCTGCTAGAAATTCTGGTATTTTGTTGAGTAATAACTTGATTGAGGTTCGTCTGAGTTCGGGGACATTGGAAAATGGTGAAGGGCTGTTCGTTAGGAAGGGGGATGTTGTTGAGTCGAAGGCTATCGATGTAGGGGTAGCGATATTAGCTGAAGGGTGCAAGAATTTGAGGAGAGTAGTGTTGATGAATGTTAGTGAAGAAGGGCTAAATTGCTTGGCTAAGGAATGTGAGTTGTTGCAGGAGATGGAGTTGCATAACTGTGGTGATATGTCATTGAGGGGGATCTATAATTGCAGGAATTTGCAGATTTTGAAATTGAATGGTAATATTAATGGTGTTTATGGCTCTGTGGTTTCTGATATTGGATTGACTATATTGGCACAAGGATGCAGCCGACTAGTGAAGCTTGAGCTGGTGGGATGTGAGGGGAGTTATGACGGTATCAAGGCAATCGGGCAGTGTTGCCAGATGTTGGAGGAGTTAACGATATGTGATCATAGGATGGAAGGAGGGTGGTTGTCGGCCTTGTCATACTGTAGGAACTTGAAGAGTTTGAGTTTCCAGTCGTGTAAGAATATTGATGAAAACCCCGGACTAGATGAGCATTTAGGATCATGTATGATGCTTGAAGAGTTGCATTTGAGGAAGTGCCAAATGCGAGACAAGCAGGGTGTGAAGGCGTTGTTTGTAGTGTGTCAGAGGATTAGAGAGCTGGTTCTTGAGGACTGTTGGGGATTGGATGACAGTATCCTTACTTCTGCCACTGTTTTTAG CAGGAGCATAAGATCTCTCTCACTGGAAGGATGCTCGTTACTGACAACACAGGGACTAGAATCCGTAGTTCTATCTTGGAAGGAGCTCAATATGCTCAGAGTAGTTTCGTGTAACAACATTAAAGACAGTGAAATAACCGCAGAACTAGCGACCTTATTTTCCATTCTCAAAGAGCTGAAGTGGCAGCCGGATTCCCGGTCAATCCTATCTGCTAGCCTTGCTGGTACAGGTATTGGACAAAAGGGCAGTAGATCTCTAAGATGGAAGTGA
- the LOC121792591 gene encoding protein transport protein Sec61 subunit beta-like — MATGGAAPERGTAAAAANLRRRRTGGGGGGAGGGTSGTMLQFYTDDAPGLKISPNVVLVMSIGFIAFVAVLHVAGKLYFVRKE; from the coding sequence ATGGCAACAGGTGGAGCTGCTCCCGAACGAGGAACTGCTGCTGCTGCAGCTAATCTTCGGAGGAGGAGAacaggtggaggtggaggtggagcgGGTGGTGGAACTAGTGGGACCATGCTACAGTTTTATACAGACGATGCCCCGGGGCTTAAGATTTCTCCAAACGTTGTTCTTGTGATGAGCATTGGTTTCATAGCTTTTGTTGCTGTACTTCATGTTGCGGGCAAGCTCTACTTTGTCCGCAAGGAGTAA
- the LOC121792590 gene encoding non-structural maintenance of chromosomes element 3 homolog isoform X2, which yields MSYAPEIASQFDIPDLEKDKLVGEVIRYILFKTEQNSGCPIRREELTQLVTAKGYKQRNFPSFVIDEAKSKLSSIFGYEMRELQRSRPSAAANTGRASQSQQSVGDAKSYIIISKLPSDVYGKFVEDKSSVHMSGLTFVVIGIIHLAGGKITEENLWHHLKRLGLHENEENHPKFSNTKQALETLVQQRYLQKEKVNGPEGNIVHYELAERALDAPIYDKIKEYVSQMVQKDATPLEYD from the exons ATGTCTTACGCTCCTGAAATCGCCTCTCAGTTTGACATACCTGACCTT GAAAAGGATAAATTGGTAGGGGAAGTGATCCGCTACATCCTCTTCAAAACCGAGCAAAATTCAGGCTGTCCAATTAGAAGGGAGGAACTGACTCAGTTGGTTACGGCTAAAGGGTATAAGCAGAGAAATTTTCCTTCTTTTGTAATCGACGAGGCCAAATCCAAACTCTCTTCAATCTTCGGCTATGAAATGAGGGAACTTCAGCGTTCTCGGCCTTCGGCGGCAGCCAATACTGGCCGTGCTTCGCAATCACAACAGT CTGTTGGTGATGCAAAATCGTATATAATCATAAGTAAGCTGCCTTCTGATGTCTATGGAAAATTTGTAGAGGATAAGAGTTCAGTGCATATGTCAGGCTTAACTTTTGTCGTAATTGGGATAATTCATTTAGCAGGAGGCAAAATCACAGAAG AAAATCTTTGGCATCATCTAAAGCGCTTGGGATTGCATGAAAATGAGGAAAACCatccaaaattttcaaatacCAAACAGGCGTTAGAAACACTTGTCCAGCAAAG ATATttgcagaaagaaaaagttaatggCCCCGAAGGCAACATTGTGCATTATGAGCTTGCTGAGAGAGCTCTAGATGCGCCTATTTACGACAAAATCAAAGAATATGTTTCTCAG ATGGTGCAGAAAGATGCAACGCCATTGGAATATGATTAG
- the LOC121792590 gene encoding non-structural maintenance of chromosomes element 3 homolog isoform X1: MSYAPEIASQFDIPDLEKDKLVGEVIRYILFKTEQNSGCPIRREELTQLVTAKGYKQRNFPSFVIDEAKSKLSSIFGYEMRELQRSRPSAAANTGRASQSQQSVGDAKSYIIISKLPSDVYGKFVEDKSSVHMSGLTFVVIGIIHLAGGKITEENLWHHLKRLGLHENEENHPKFSNTKQALETLVQQRYLQKEKVNGPEGNIVHYELAERALDAPIYDKIKEYVSQLTFLMISVLHYFLTDGAERCNAIGI, from the exons ATGTCTTACGCTCCTGAAATCGCCTCTCAGTTTGACATACCTGACCTT GAAAAGGATAAATTGGTAGGGGAAGTGATCCGCTACATCCTCTTCAAAACCGAGCAAAATTCAGGCTGTCCAATTAGAAGGGAGGAACTGACTCAGTTGGTTACGGCTAAAGGGTATAAGCAGAGAAATTTTCCTTCTTTTGTAATCGACGAGGCCAAATCCAAACTCTCTTCAATCTTCGGCTATGAAATGAGGGAACTTCAGCGTTCTCGGCCTTCGGCGGCAGCCAATACTGGCCGTGCTTCGCAATCACAACAGT CTGTTGGTGATGCAAAATCGTATATAATCATAAGTAAGCTGCCTTCTGATGTCTATGGAAAATTTGTAGAGGATAAGAGTTCAGTGCATATGTCAGGCTTAACTTTTGTCGTAATTGGGATAATTCATTTAGCAGGAGGCAAAATCACAGAAG AAAATCTTTGGCATCATCTAAAGCGCTTGGGATTGCATGAAAATGAGGAAAACCatccaaaattttcaaatacCAAACAGGCGTTAGAAACACTTGTCCAGCAAAG ATATttgcagaaagaaaaagttaatggCCCCGAAGGCAACATTGTGCATTATGAGCTTGCTGAGAGAGCTCTAGATGCGCCTATTTACGACAAAATCAAAGAATATGTTTCTCAG TTAACGTTCTTGATGATTTCTGTGCTGCATTATTTCTTGACAGATGGTGCAGAAAGATGCAACGCCATTGGAATATGA